From the Bacteroidia bacterium genome, one window contains:
- a CDS encoding NAD-dependent epimerase/dehydratase family protein, translating to MNALITGGTGFIGSHLAESLHRKGWKLRIIAKDKMFGDHLGADVVYADLRDCDALADALRDVDIVFHLAGLTRARRNSDYYLANHLMTRDLLDACIRHGSHINRFVYVSSLTAVGPRRGGEAITESTDYHPVSHYGRSKMLAEIEVMNAASQLPVTIVRPSAVYGPRDRDFFRYFKMIRSGVELLLGSGTQLLNLVHVGDLVRGIELAASHPDGVNETFFIGSETDYRSDEICNSIAVAMNRRPLVLHLPVAVIYLTGLLGECAGRIARREVFFNVQKVREAVQRAWSCSIAKAQGTLGFEPRYSLGSGMIGTYDWYIENGWL from the coding sequence ATGAACGCTCTCATCACCGGAGGAACCGGCTTCATCGGCAGTCATCTCGCCGAATCCCTGCATCGCAAGGGCTGGAAGCTCCGCATCATCGCGAAAGACAAAATGTTCGGCGATCATCTCGGCGCCGATGTGGTGTACGCCGATCTCCGCGATTGCGACGCCCTGGCGGACGCGCTACGCGATGTGGATATCGTCTTTCATCTCGCGGGACTCACCCGCGCGCGCAGAAACAGCGACTATTATCTGGCCAATCACCTCATGACACGCGATTTGCTGGATGCCTGCATTCGGCATGGGTCGCATATCAACCGCTTCGTGTATGTCAGCAGTCTCACCGCTGTGGGACCCCGCCGCGGAGGTGAAGCCATTACCGAGTCCACCGACTACCATCCCGTCTCGCATTACGGACGCAGCAAAATGCTTGCGGAAATCGAGGTCATGAACGCCGCGTCGCAGCTGCCTGTCACCATTGTCCGGCCCAGCGCCGTATACGGTCCGCGTGATCGCGATTTCTTCCGGTATTTCAAGATGATCCGCTCCGGAGTGGAGTTGCTGCTTGGTTCGGGCACGCAGTTGCTCAATCTGGTGCATGTCGGCGATCTTGTGCGCGGCATCGAACTCGCGGCTTCGCATCCCGACGGTGTGAATGAAACATTCTTCATCGGCAGCGAGACGGATTATCGCAGCGACGAGATTTGTAACTCCATCGCCGTAGCCATGAACCGCCGGCCTCTCGTGCTGCATCTGCCCGTGGCGGTGATATATCTTACCGGACTGCTCGGTGAATGCGCGGGGCGCATCGCCCGCCGTGAAGTGTTTTTCAATGTGCAGAAAGTGCGGGAAGCCGTACAGCGCGCGTGGAGTTGCTCGATAGCCAAGGCGCAAGGCACACTTGGTTT
- a CDS encoding phosphatase PAP2 family protein, with amino-acid sequence MASRKNDYHSIVAVALSALGVIIALTLLFPERVQEPSRIVLHCGIAAAALVFVVVVSGRLNNPLALLLRMAGIVWLTSFFFDAVAGLQLLIFREWQDAALIRFERVFTGIETSLLLQSWVHPLLTEWLMASYVIYIPLLPLTAWVVFRVGGERPAYEYLFCLLLVNLCCDVGFVLYPIASQLFYDPAQYSVPLVGGPFTWMAEWVRANVHFPGGSFPSPHNAAGTVMFATLWRWNRRWAAAMTPFLLSIPLATVYGRFHYISDSIVGIALALVVLYALRGRAHATAAARMRPRIEGMATESN; translated from the coding sequence ATGGCATCCCGGAAAAACGATTATCACTCCATCGTCGCCGTCGCGCTCTCCGCGCTCGGTGTGATCATCGCTCTGACGTTGTTGTTTCCGGAGCGGGTACAGGAGCCCTCGCGCATCGTGCTGCACTGCGGTATCGCGGCGGCGGCGCTCGTGTTCGTCGTCGTCGTGTCCGGGCGGCTGAACAATCCCTTGGCGCTTTTGCTGCGCATGGCGGGTATCGTCTGGCTGACGTCCTTCTTCTTCGATGCGGTCGCGGGCCTGCAATTGCTCATTTTCCGGGAATGGCAGGACGCCGCGCTCATCCGTTTCGAACGCGTGTTCACCGGCATCGAGACTTCCCTGCTGCTGCAATCCTGGGTGCATCCGCTGCTGACGGAATGGCTGATGGCATCCTATGTCATTTACATACCGCTGTTGCCGCTCACGGCCTGGGTGGTGTTTCGGGTCGGAGGAGAGCGGCCCGCGTACGAATATCTGTTCTGTCTGCTTCTGGTGAATCTTTGTTGCGATGTCGGCTTCGTGCTGTACCCCATTGCCAGCCAACTCTTTTATGATCCGGCGCAGTACAGCGTACCGCTCGTCGGAGGTCCCTTCACGTGGATGGCCGAGTGGGTGCGGGCCAACGTGCATTTCCCCGGCGGCAGCTTCCCCAGTCCGCACAACGCGGCGGGCACGGTCATGTTCGCGACGCTCTGGCGCTGGAACCGTCGCTGGGCCGCCGCCATGACGCCGTTTCTGCTCAGCATTCCCCTTGCGACCGTGTACGGACGTTTCCATTACATATCGGACAGCATTGTCGGCATCGCACTCGCCCTCGTCGTCCTGTACGCGCTCCGCGGTCGCGCTCACGCAACGGCTGCGGCACGCATGCGGCCGCGCATCGAGGGCATGGCCACGGAAAGCAACTGA
- a CDS encoding CPBP family intramembrane metalloprotease codes for MNIPSLLSLQWRGMRRDEQMASLALLIGVVVTTLHRQACGVDALPATGLLASDTARVWAYYGATVLLFGLLPALVIRVLWKDALADYGVCIGDWKFGLRAIAVLLPVISLLFLLPAASMEDMRATYPVDRAAGDSLSRFLVHSAGRLLLFYAAWEFLFRGFLLFGLRRISGDAVAICVQTIPSALWHINYPAGELYMSIAGGLLFGWLALRTRSVLWPLLLHAGIGVVTDASIILSL; via the coding sequence ATGAACATCCCCTCGCTTCTCTCGCTGCAGTGGCGCGGGATGCGCCGCGATGAGCAAATGGCTTCGCTCGCACTGCTGATCGGCGTCGTAGTTACCACGCTGCACCGACAGGCCTGCGGAGTGGACGCACTGCCCGCCACGGGTCTGCTCGCATCGGATACGGCGCGGGTGTGGGCGTATTACGGAGCCACCGTTCTGCTCTTCGGGCTGCTGCCCGCGCTGGTGATACGCGTCCTTTGGAAGGATGCGCTTGCGGATTACGGGGTGTGTATCGGCGACTGGAAGTTCGGGCTCCGCGCCATCGCTGTGCTTCTGCCGGTCATTTCCCTGCTCTTTCTGCTTCCCGCGGCATCCATGGAGGACATGCGGGCGACGTATCCGGTGGACAGAGCAGCGGGCGACTCCCTGTCTCGCTTTCTCGTGCATAGCGCCGGGCGCTTGCTGCTATTCTACGCCGCATGGGAGTTTCTTTTCAGGGGCTTCCTTTTGTTCGGATTGCGACGCATCTCCGGTGACGCGGTGGCCATCTGTGTACAGACCATACCCTCGGCGCTGTGGCATATCAACTATCCCGCGGGCGAACTGTATATGTCTATAGCCGGCGGTCTTCTCTTCGGCTGGCTGGCGCTCAGAACCCGGTCCGTACTCTGGCCGCTGTTGCTGCATGCGGGCATTGGTGTGGTTACCGATGCATCCATTATTCTTTCCCTGTAG
- a CDS encoding NAD-dependent epimerase/dehydratase family protein — MKTLVTGASGFIGQSLTRRLLQQGDELRLFCRSSSDMSTFGHSHAEIVRGELTSEADLTRALIGCDRVYHLAAFAGNWSSQPDRLRAENRAALQALCTAARKASIRRLLYTSTVMVYGPSNGHAVSEQTPRATPPATLYEQLKVDALDVVDEAVAQGLDAVVIHPTRVFGPGPLTEANSTTILIDQYRRGTWRMLPGEGHAAGNYVYVEDVVEGMIRAMERGATGRHYIIGGCNLTFNEFFALLAECSGQQRLLVHVPKSVATAAAVLQERMGRRGWMTPVITPAWVDVFYDNWLCTSRRAAEELGYQPTPMRAALRSTLAWLRTDRREGGAAS, encoded by the coding sequence ATGAAAACGCTCGTCACCGGGGCCAGCGGCTTTATCGGTCAATCCCTCACGCGAAGACTACTCCAGCAAGGGGACGAGCTGCGTCTGTTCTGCCGGTCATCGTCGGATATGAGCACCTTCGGGCACAGCCATGCCGAGATCGTACGCGGTGAACTGACGTCGGAGGCTGATCTCACCAGGGCGCTCATCGGCTGCGACCGCGTGTACCATCTGGCCGCTTTCGCCGGCAACTGGTCTTCGCAGCCCGATCGACTCCGCGCGGAGAATCGTGCCGCTCTCCAGGCTCTGTGTACCGCCGCACGAAAAGCGAGCATACGCCGCTTGCTCTATACCTCAACGGTCATGGTGTACGGTCCGTCCAACGGACACGCCGTATCGGAGCAGACACCACGCGCGACGCCGCCCGCCACGCTCTACGAGCAGCTGAAAGTGGATGCGCTCGACGTCGTGGATGAGGCGGTTGCGCAAGGCCTGGATGCCGTGGTGATTCACCCCACACGTGTGTTTGGTCCCGGTCCACTTACCGAGGCCAATTCCACCACCATTCTCATAGATCAGTACCGTCGCGGCACCTGGCGCATGCTTCCCGGCGAGGGCCATGCGGCGGGCAACTACGTGTACGTGGAAGATGTGGTGGAGGGGATGATACGTGCGATGGAACGAGGCGCCACAGGACGGCATTACATCATCGGCGGCTGCAATCTCACGTTCAACGAATTCTTCGCCCTGCTGGCGGAATGCTCCGGCCAGCAACGCCTGCTCGTGCATGTACCAAAGTCTGTCGCCACCGCCGCCGCTGTGCTTCAGGAGCGAATGGGTCGCCGTGGCTGGATGACACCCGTCATCACTCCCGCCTGGGTGGATGTGTTTTACGACAATTGGCTGTGTACAAGCAGACGCGCGGCGGAGGAACTCGGCTATCAGCCCACACCCATGCGTGCGGCACTCCGGAGCACTCTGGCGTGGCTGCGCACAGACCGGCGGGAAGGAGGCGCGGCGTCATGA